The genomic region TCAGGTAACGGGATCTTTCTTCCAACAGGATATCGAACAATGCCTGAGCCGCCGTAGACAGCTCATGCCCCGGTTTGGTCAACACGCCGATGGCCCGCTCGACCACCGGATCGTGCAAGGTGATGCAGCGCGCGCCCAGCTCGCGCATCTGCCCGACACACAATGCTGGCACCGCGCTCACCCCCAGGCCGCTGGCAACCATCCGCCCCACTGTCGCCAGTTGATGGCTCTCGAATTCCACGGGCAAGGTCATGCCCCGGGCACGCAGATGCTCCTCCAGCATCACCCGCACATTCGACGGGCGCTGCAAGGTAATGAAAGGTTCGCACAGCAACCTGTCCCAAGCGATTTGCGTGGCTTCGGCCAGCGGCGAATCCGCGGGGACCACGGCAACGAAACGATCCACATACAAGGGAGTGAAACGCAGCGACGAGTTCTGCAACGGTTCGAAAGCCACGCCCAGCTCCACCTGGCGATCGCCGACCATCTCCAGCACCTGCTCATTGACTACATCATTCACCGCCACATTGACCTGGGGGTAGCGGGCGCGAAAGGTCTTGAGAATCGCCGGCAACAGGTTGCCGGCGAACGACGGCATCGCCGCCAGGGTCACCCGTCCTCGCTGCAGGGTGAAACGCTGGCGCAACTCGTCCTCGGCATTATCCCAATCAGCGATCAGGCGCCGGGCCAAGGGCATCAGCGCCTCACCTTCCGGAGTCAGGGCGACGTTGCGGGTATTGCGGCTGAACAGGCGCCCGCCCAGCCCGTCTTCCAGGGCCTTGATGGTCAGGCTCAAGGCCGATTGCGAGAGGAACAGACGCTCGCCCGCCACCGCGAAGCTCAGGCTCTGGGCAACGGCGAGAAAAGCCCTAAGCTGTTTGACGGTCATCGCGGTACTCTCTCGACTGCTCGCTATTATTGAACTTTATCAATCAATCAAACCTAAAAATCAACTTAACAAATAAATTTCCCGGAGCAACACTCTGTTCAAGGCCCTGCGGGCCAACGAACAACAAAAGAGGATCATGCAGATGGCAGGTTTCGATAAACGCGTAGCGTCCTACGAGGAGGCCCTCGCCGGCCTCGAAGATGGCATGACCGTACTCTCTGGCGGCTTCGGCCTGTGTGGCATTCCGGAAAACCTGATCGCCGAGATCAAGCGCAAGGGCACCCGCGACCTCACCGTGGTCTCCAACAACTGTGGCGTCGACGGCTTCGGCCTCGGCGTACTGCTTGAAGACCGGCAGATCCGCAAGGTGGTGGCCTCCTACGTCGGCGAAAACGCCCTGTTCGAGAAGCAACTGCTCAGCGGCGAAATCGAAGTGGTGCTGACCCCACAAGGCACCCTGGCCGAGAAAATGCGCGCTGGCGGCGCCGGCATCCCGGCCTTCTTCACCGCCACCGGCGTCGGCACACCGGTCGCCGAAGGCAAGGAAACCCGCGAGTTCAATGGTCGTCCGTACCTGATGGAAGAGTCCATCACCGGCGACTTCGCCATCGTCAAGGGCTGGAAGGCTGACCACTTCGGCAACGTCATCTATCGCCACACCGCGCAGAACTTCAACCCGCTGGCGGCCACTGCCGGCAGGATCACCGTGGTCGAAGTAGAGGAAATCGTCGAACCGGGCGAGCTGGACCCGGCACAGATCCACACCCCGGGCATCTACGTCGACCGGATCATCTGCGGCACGTTCGAGAAACGTATCGAACAACGCACCGTGCGCAAATAAGCCCCGGCCCCTCGACTTACGGAGAACAAGAACATGGCACTTTCCCGCGAACAAATGGCCCAGCGCGTCGCCCACGAACTGCAGGACGGCTTCTACGTCAACCTCGGTATCGGCATCCCGACCCTGGTCGCCAACTACATCCCGGATGGCATGGAAGTCATGCTGCAATCGGAAAACGGCCTGCTCGGCATGGGCGCCTTCCCCACCGAAGATGCGGTCGACGCCGACATGATCAACGCCGGCAAGCAGACCGTCACCGCCCGTGTCGGCGCGTCGATTTTCTCTTCCGCCGAATCCTTCGCGATGATCCGTGGCGGCCATATCGACCTGACCGTACTCGGCGCTTTCGAGGTCGATGTCCAGGGCAACATTGCCTCCTGGATGATTCCCGGCAAGCTGGTCAAGGGCATGGGCGGCGCCATGGACCTGGTGGCCGGTGCCGAGAACATCATCGTCACCATGACCCATGCCTCCAAGGATGGTGAATCGAAACTGCTGTCCAGGTGCAGCCTGCCGCTGACCGGCGCCCAGTGCATCAAGCGCGTGCTGACGGACCTGGCCTACCTGGAAATCGAAAATGGCGCTTTTGTCCTCAAGGAACGCGCACCTGGCGTCAGCGTCGAGGAGATTGTCAGCAAGACCGCGGGTAAACTGATCGTTCCCGACCATGTGCCTGAAATGCAGTTTTCCTGATGAGGAATGAAGCGATGCAAGACGTAGTGATTGTCGCCGCGACCCGCACGGCGATCGGCAGTTTCCAGGGTTCGCTGGCCAACGTCAGCGCGGTGGACCTCGGCGCGGCGGTGATCCGTCAGTTGCTGAGCCAGACCGGCCTGGACGGTGCGCAGGTCGATGAAGTGATCATGGGCCAGGTGCTCACCGCCGGTGCCGGCCAGAACCCGGCGCGCCAGGCTGCGATCAAGGCCGGCCTGCCCCACGCCGTGCCGGCCATGACCCTGAACAAGGTCTGCGGCTCGGGCCTCAAGGCTCTGCACCTGGCGGCTCAGGCCATCCGTTGCGGCGACGCCGAGGTGATCATTGCCGGCGGTCAGGAAAACATGAGCCTGTCCAACTACGTGCTGCCCGGTGCCCGCACCGGCCTGCGCATGGGTCACAGCCAGATGGTCGACACCATGATCAGCGACGGTCTGTGGGACGCGTTCAACGACTACCACATGGGCATCACCGCCGAAAACCTGGTGGCCAAGTACGACATCAGCCGTGAAGCCCAGGACGCCTTCGCCGCCGCCTCGCAGCAGAAGGCCGTGGCCGCCATCGAGGCCGGGCGCTTCGTCGACGAAATCACGCCGATCCTGATTCCCCAGCGCAAGGGCGACCCGCTGGCCTTCGTCAACGACGAACAGCCGCGAGCCGGCACCACTGCCGAAGCGCTGGGCAAGCTCAAGCCGGCATTCAAGAAGGACGGTTCGGTCACGGCCGGCAACGCCTCGTCGCTGAACGACGGCGCTGCGGCGGTCATTCTGATGAGCGCGGCCAAGGCCAAGGCTCTCGGCCTGCCGGTGCTGGCGAAGATCGCGGCGTATGCCAACGCGGGTGTCGACCCGGCGATCATGGGTATCGGCCCGGTCAGCGCGACCCGACGCTGCCTGGAAAAGGCCGGCTGGAACCTGGAGCAACTGGACCTGATCGAAGCCAACGAGGCCTTCGCCGCCCAGGCACTGTCGGTAGGCCAGGAACTGGGCTGGGACGCGACCAAGGTCAACGTCAACGGCGGCGCCATTGCCCTGGGCCATCCGATTGGCGCTTCGGGCTGCCGGGTGCTGGTGACCCTGCTGCACGAGATGATCAAGCGCGATGCAAAAAAAGGCTTGGCGACCTTGTGCATCGGGGGTGGTCAGGGCGTGGCACTGGCGATCGAGCGTTAACGATCAAGGCCTGAAAAACTGCGGCAACGCCCTTCACCTACAACACCACCCGACGGTGTGGCGAGCAGGCTCTTGTCAGATCGCCGCACCGCTGCCTTGGGGCGCAGAGCGTCCCCAGAACCAGGCAACGCAGTGCATCAGAAGAATGGGGAGCCCGGGTTTACGCCTGCTTCGCAGCCGAGCGCGGGCAAGCCCGCTGGCCACAGGGGGAAGCGATGTTGCGCCCCCGACTGCTATCCTCGACTCATGTGTCCATGCACGTTGAGCGAGCCCCCGCATGATTCTGGTCCTGCTGCCCCATTGCGACTACGACCCTACCGAAAGCAGCGTCCCCTGGCAGTACCTGCATCGAGCTGGCATCGAGGTGCGCTTCGCCACGCCCCAAGGCACGGTGGCTCATGCCGACCCACGCCTGGTGGAAGGCGGCTTCGGTCCGCTCAATCCCCTGCTGATGACGCGCAAACCCGATCTGGAAAGCTACCGTGCGATGCTCGCCGACCCGCACTTCCAGCACCCTCTGGCCTACGCCGACGTCGATCCCGAACAATTCGACGGCCTGCTGGTCCCCGGCGGCCATGCCGAGGGCATGCGCAGCCTGCTGGAATCCAGCGCGGCGCAACAGATCGCCCTGCACTTTTTCAAGACCGACAAGCCGATCGCCTCGGTCTGCCACGGCCCGCTGCTGTTCGCCCGAACCCTTGATCCCGATACCGCCCGCTCGGTATTGTTCGGTCGCAAGGTCACCGGCCTGCTGTCTGTGACCATGGAGCTGGCCGCCTGGCTGATCACCGCCCCCTGGCTCGGTCGCTACTACCGCACCTATCCGCAGACAGTCGAGTCGGAAATCAAGGCCGTGCTGGCCAGCCCCACTGACTTCATCAGCGGGCCACCGGCACTGTTACGTGACTCCGCCAGCAAACCCGAGCGCGGTTTCACCGTTCGCGACGTCAACCTGCTCACCGCGCGCTGGCCTGGCGACTGCCATCGCCTCGCCGCCCAATGGCTGAAAATACTGAAAGAGCCCCGTACCTTACAGGTATCCAGTGGGACTAACGGCTCTCGATGATCCTCCGGCTGACAAAGCTGAACGCCAGCACCCCAAAGATCAGCACACCGGTCGCGACCTGCTGCCAGTAGAAGTTCCAGCCGATCAGCAACAGGCCGTTGGCAATGACGTTGATGAACAGCACGCCCAGCAGCGTCCCCGACACATTGGCCCGCCCCTGGCGATGGAGGGTGGTGCCGATGAATACTGCGCCGATGGCATTGAGCAGGAACGCATTGCCGGACAGCGGCACATAGGCGTTGACCGTCGAGCTGAGCAGCACTCCCGCCAACGCACAGGCCAGGGCCGTGGCCAGCGCCACGCGGGTGACGATGCGCCGTACCGACAACCCCGAGTAGTACGCCAGCAGCGGCTGGGAGCCCTGGGCCAGCAACTCGCGGCCCAGACGCCCACGGGCCAGCAGCAGGCCATAGACCAACGCCATGCCCAGCACGATCCACAATGGCAACGCCACGCCGAACAGGCTGAGATCGGTCAACTCAGGCTTGAAACCCTGGGCGATGTAGATCGGCTGACCGCCGTCGGACAGTAACTGCTGGGCGCTGGTCCCGATGAACAAGGTGCCCAGGGTCGCCAGGAACGGACTGATCCGCAGTCCGGCGATCAACCCGGCATTGAACGCCCCCACCAGCAGTCCCGACCCCAGTGCCACCGGGAGCGCGACAGCCAACCCATGGCCGGCATTGAGCAGTACCACGAAACTGAAACTGGCGAAGTCCAGCGCCGTGCCCACCGACAGGTCGATGCCACCCGCCGCTACCGCGTAAGTCATGCCAATGGCAACGATCGCCAGCAGGACAAAATTGTTCAGCACCAGGCTCCTGAGATTCCCGCCGCTGAGAAAGCCCGGCGCCTGCCAGGCAAAGAACAGGACAATCACCAGGAACATCAGGGGCAAGGTGAAGGGCAACAGCGAGCGCACACCCCAAGTCTGACGCGAAAGCACCTGACTCATGAGCCCTCCCCTCGATTCAATGCGCTGGAAGCTGCGACCACCAGTAGAATCAGCAGGCCTTGCACGCCATTGACCCAGAAACTGGAGATATTCAACAGTTGAAAGCCATTGATCAGGAAGCCGATCAGCAGGGTCGCCAACAAGGTGCCGGGAATACTCGCCACCAGCCGACGGGAGAACACCACGCCGAGAAAGGCGATTGCCACCACCGACAGCAGCATGTCGCCGGAGCCGGTGGTGCTGCCACTGAAGAAGGCCGCCGAGCACAAGGCGGCCACAGCAGCGCACAGGCCCGCCAGCAGGTAGCTGGACAACACGTAGCCTGCCAACGGAATGCCCGCCGCCTGGGCGGCCTGGGAATACTCGCCCACCGCCTGCAGGCGTAATCCGTAGGCGGTGTGCTGAATCAACAGGGTCAACAGTCCCGCCATCGCCAACAGCACCCACGCCAGTGCCGGCACGCCCAGCCAACTGCCGTTGCTGAGCAGGTCCAGCAAGGGTGAGTCGGTGGGTACCACGGTATTTTCGGTCAGTACCAGCTCCAGCCCGGCCAGCACGTTCATGCTCGCCAGCGTCGCCAACAGCGGCGGCAGACGCAGCACAACCACCGCCAGGCCGTTGAACAGACCGACCACCAGCCCGCAACCGAGGGTCAGCGGCAGGCTGATCGGCAGTTCCAGGCCGGCATTGTTCAGCCGGCTGAACAGCGCCGCACACAAGCCCAGGTTGGCCGCCAGCGACAGATCGAGCCCACCGGCAACCACGTTCGAGCCGCCACCGATGATCACGCAGGTCAGACCGAAGGCAAGCACTCCCAGGATCGCCGACTGGCTGAAGACATTGGCGATATTGCCCAGCGAAAGGAAATTCGGTGCCGCCAGGGCAAACCCCAGCAGAATGGCCAGGAACACCCCCACGGAACCTCGTCGCAGCAGCAACACCCACAAACGCCGGGACAGCCCCACCGCCGGGGCTTCGAGATGAAACGGATCAGACCGCGACATCCGCAACCTCCCTGCTCACGGCCAGCGCATCGGACGAGCCGGCACCGGTGGCACACGCCAGCAAGCGATCACTGTCGACCTCACCCGCCTGGAACTCACCGGCGATCTCACCGCGATGCAACACCAGAATGCGGTCGCTGATACCGATCAGTTCCGGCAGGTCCGAAGACAGCACCAGCACCGCCGCGCCCTCTTGCACCAGGCGACCGACAAGGCGATAGATCTCCACCTTCGCCCCGATATCCACACCGACACAGGGCTCATCCAGCAGGTACACGGCCGAACGCCGACTCAGCCATTTGCCTAGGGCGACTTTCTGCTGATTGCCACCACTGAGCTGACTGACCGCAGTCTGCGGCCCGGGAGTCTTGATCGCCAACTCGTCAATCAGCCGCAGGCTCTCTGCCTGTTCACGGCCTCGGCTCAGCAGTCCCCAGCGGCTGAAACGGCGTAGTCCGGCCAGGGTCAGGTTTTCCAGCACCGAAAGCACTGGCGAGACGCCCTGCCCACGCCGTTCCTCGGGCACCAGCGCGATCCCAGCCGCAATGGCCTCGCCCGGTGAACGCAGGCGCAGCAGGCGGCCATGCAGATGAATATCGCCACTGTCGGCGCGGATCACCCCGAACAGGGTCTTGAGCAGTTCCTTGGCTCCGGAGCCGACCAGCCCGGTGAGGCCGACAATCTCCCCCCGACGCAGTTGCAGGTCGATCTGCCGGTAGTGCCGGGCCAGGCTCAATGAGCGCACCTGCAACAGCGGCTCGCCCGGCGTCACCGCGACCTTGGGATACATTTCCCGCACCTCGCGATTGACCATCAGTCGGGCAATC from Pseudomonas asplenii harbors:
- a CDS encoding LysR family transcriptional regulator codes for the protein MTVKQLRAFLAVAQSLSFAVAGERLFLSQSALSLTIKALEDGLGGRLFSRNTRNVALTPEGEALMPLARRLIADWDNAEDELRQRFTLQRGRVTLAAMPSFAGNLLPAILKTFRARYPQVNVAVNDVVNEQVLEMVGDRQVELGVAFEPLQNSSLRFTPLYVDRFVAVVPADSPLAEATQIAWDRLLCEPFITLQRPSNVRVMLEEHLRARGMTLPVEFESHQLATVGRMVASGLGVSAVPALCVGQMRELGARCITLHDPVVERAIGVLTKPGHELSTAAQALFDILLEERSRYLNF
- a CDS encoding CoA transferase subunit A, which gives rise to MAGFDKRVASYEEALAGLEDGMTVLSGGFGLCGIPENLIAEIKRKGTRDLTVVSNNCGVDGFGLGVLLEDRQIRKVVASYVGENALFEKQLLSGEIEVVLTPQGTLAEKMRAGGAGIPAFFTATGVGTPVAEGKETREFNGRPYLMEESITGDFAIVKGWKADHFGNVIYRHTAQNFNPLAATAGRITVVEVEEIVEPGELDPAQIHTPGIYVDRIICGTFEKRIEQRTVRK
- a CDS encoding CoA transferase subunit B translates to MALSREQMAQRVAHELQDGFYVNLGIGIPTLVANYIPDGMEVMLQSENGLLGMGAFPTEDAVDADMINAGKQTVTARVGASIFSSAESFAMIRGGHIDLTVLGAFEVDVQGNIASWMIPGKLVKGMGGAMDLVAGAENIIVTMTHASKDGESKLLSRCSLPLTGAQCIKRVLTDLAYLEIENGAFVLKERAPGVSVEEIVSKTAGKLIVPDHVPEMQFS
- a CDS encoding acetyl-CoA C-acetyltransferase, yielding MQDVVIVAATRTAIGSFQGSLANVSAVDLGAAVIRQLLSQTGLDGAQVDEVIMGQVLTAGAGQNPARQAAIKAGLPHAVPAMTLNKVCGSGLKALHLAAQAIRCGDAEVIIAGGQENMSLSNYVLPGARTGLRMGHSQMVDTMISDGLWDAFNDYHMGITAENLVAKYDISREAQDAFAAASQQKAVAAIEAGRFVDEITPILIPQRKGDPLAFVNDEQPRAGTTAEALGKLKPAFKKDGSVTAGNASSLNDGAAAVILMSAAKAKALGLPVLAKIAAYANAGVDPAIMGIGPVSATRRCLEKAGWNLEQLDLIEANEAFAAQALSVGQELGWDATKVNVNGGAIALGHPIGASGCRVLVTLLHEMIKRDAKKGLATLCIGGGQGVALAIER
- a CDS encoding DJ-1/PfpI family protein; translated protein: MILVLLPHCDYDPTESSVPWQYLHRAGIEVRFATPQGTVAHADPRLVEGGFGPLNPLLMTRKPDLESYRAMLADPHFQHPLAYADVDPEQFDGLLVPGGHAEGMRSLLESSAAQQIALHFFKTDKPIASVCHGPLLFARTLDPDTARSVLFGRKVTGLLSVTMELAAWLITAPWLGRYYRTYPQTVESEIKAVLASPTDFISGPPALLRDSASKPERGFTVRDVNLLTARWPGDCHRLAAQWLKILKEPRTLQVSSGTNGSR
- a CDS encoding ABC transporter permease codes for the protein MSQVLSRQTWGVRSLLPFTLPLMFLVIVLFFAWQAPGFLSGGNLRSLVLNNFVLLAIVAIGMTYAVAAGGIDLSVGTALDFASFSFVVLLNAGHGLAVALPVALGSGLLVGAFNAGLIAGLRISPFLATLGTLFIGTSAQQLLSDGGQPIYIAQGFKPELTDLSLFGVALPLWIVLGMALVYGLLLARGRLGRELLAQGSQPLLAYYSGLSVRRIVTRVALATALACALAGVLLSSTVNAYVPLSGNAFLLNAIGAVFIGTTLHRQGRANVSGTLLGVLFINVIANGLLLIGWNFYWQQVATGVLIFGVLAFSFVSRRIIESR
- a CDS encoding ABC transporter permease, encoding MSRSDPFHLEAPAVGLSRRLWVLLLRRGSVGVFLAILLGFALAAPNFLSLGNIANVFSQSAILGVLAFGLTCVIIGGGSNVVAGGLDLSLAANLGLCAALFSRLNNAGLELPISLPLTLGCGLVVGLFNGLAVVVLRLPPLLATLASMNVLAGLELVLTENTVVPTDSPLLDLLSNGSWLGVPALAWVLLAMAGLLTLLIQHTAYGLRLQAVGEYSQAAQAAGIPLAGYVLSSYLLAGLCAAVAALCSAAFFSGSTTGSGDMLLSVVAIAFLGVVFSRRLVASIPGTLLATLLIGFLINGFQLLNISSFWVNGVQGLLILLVVAASSALNRGEGS
- a CDS encoding sugar ABC transporter ATP-binding protein, translated to MAAVPALHLEHLRKRFGATLALDDASLKVERGTIHGLVGENGAGKSTLIKILAGIHKADAGQLSIDGQRHAALSPRQVEALGVQFIHQERLLPASFTVGEALFFGHELRRGPLLDRRRQEREAERLLAQYFDLQFPAGALVAELNSAQRQVLQITRALVRQPKILVFDEPSVALVKREVDQLLRIIKRLRGQGLSILYISHYLQEIDSLCDEVTVLRNGRDVAVVEPRHTSSAQIARLMVNREVREMYPKVAVTPGEPLLQVRSLSLARHYRQIDLQLRRGEIVGLTGLVGSGAKELLKTLFGVIRADSGDIHLHGRLLRLRSPGEAIAAGIALVPEERRGQGVSPVLSVLENLTLAGLRRFSRWGLLSRGREQAESLRLIDELAIKTPGPQTAVSQLSGGNQQKVALGKWLSRRSAVYLLDEPCVGVDIGAKVEIYRLVGRLVQEGAAVLVLSSDLPELIGISDRILVLHRGEIAGEFQAGEVDSDRLLACATGAGSSDALAVSREVADVAV